The Pedobacter mucosus genome window below encodes:
- a CDS encoding sensor histidine kinase: MGKTELLITIILFNLFFVLFVVAIMVYIKKYKQRKSEYLDEIRVTNEIHQKELLTTQLEIQQATMQQIGRELHDNIGQKLTLVSLYTQQLVHENKVPQESKRIEQVYQIINSSLQDLRSLSKNLTNDNINENEIVTLIQDEVNHINALKKCRVTFDHNFENINLALIKKNVLLRVAQEFLQNSLKHANCSMITIQLYTALEVFLTLKIQDDGVGFDLANITANGIGLKNMKKRAEIIGGQFKLESTINYGTTLTIILNSPA, encoded by the coding sequence ATGGGGAAAACAGAACTCTTAATCACAATTATTCTTTTCAATTTATTTTTTGTGCTTTTTGTAGTTGCCATTATGGTTTACATCAAAAAGTACAAGCAACGGAAGAGCGAGTATCTGGATGAAATTAGGGTAACTAATGAGATACACCAGAAAGAATTGCTGACCACGCAACTAGAAATTCAACAGGCAACCATGCAACAAATAGGTCGTGAGCTACATGATAATATTGGACAAAAGCTTACGCTGGTTAGTCTTTATACACAACAACTGGTTCACGAAAATAAAGTTCCGCAAGAAAGTAAAAGGATTGAACAGGTATATCAAATCATAAATTCATCGTTGCAAGACTTACGTAGTTTATCTAAAAATTTAACCAACGATAATATAAACGAAAATGAAATTGTAACTTTAATACAAGATGAAGTTAACCATATAAATGCTTTAAAGAAGTGTAGGGTAACATTTGATCATAATTTCGAAAATATAAATTTAGCGTTAATTAAGAAAAATGTACTGTTAAGGGTCGCACAAGAGTTTCTTCAAAACAGCTTAAAACATGCCAATTGCAGCATGATTACTATTCAACTTTATACTGCTCTTGAGGTTTTTTTAACACTTAAAATACAGGATGACGGAGTGGGATTTGATCTTGCTAATATTACTGCTAACGGAATTGGATTAAAAAACATGAAAAAGCGGGCTGAGATTATTGGAGGACAATTTAAACTCGAAAGCACAATTAATTACGGTACAACACTCACTATTATCTTAAATAGCCCGGCATGA
- a CDS encoding response regulator transcription factor, with protein MKKTIVIVDDHILIAKALQGIIDNFMGFEVIFVCENGEDLIKKLKCNKKNPDIILLDISMPIMDGFETVTWLTAQYPEIKVMALSMQGEEKSVIKMVSNGAKGYLLKNAHPVELENALTKLDINGFFYPDWASKIIFSSLNKGKDTEIKISDREKEFLKYIITELTYKEIADKMCCSPRTVESYRDQLCEKLELKTRVGLAVFAIKNGFA; from the coding sequence ATGAAAAAAACCATCGTTATTGTTGATGATCATATTTTGATCGCGAAAGCACTTCAAGGTATTATTGATAATTTTATGGGTTTTGAAGTAATTTTCGTTTGTGAAAATGGAGAAGACCTGATTAAAAAATTAAAATGCAACAAAAAAAATCCTGATATTATACTGTTGGATATTAGTATGCCCATTATGGATGGTTTTGAAACTGTAACTTGGCTTACGGCACAGTACCCAGAAATAAAAGTAATGGCTTTAAGTATGCAGGGCGAAGAAAAAAGTGTGATTAAAATGGTAAGTAATGGCGCTAAAGGTTATTTATTAAAAAATGCACATCCTGTAGAATTAGAAAATGCGCTTACTAAATTAGATATCAATGGGTTTTTCTATCCAGATTGGGCTTCTAAAATTATTTTTTCTAGCTTAAATAAGGGAAAAGACACTGAAATAAAAATCTCAGATAGAGAAAAAGAATTTTTGAAATATATAATCACAGAGCTTACTTATAAAGAAATAGCAGATAAAATGTGTTGTAGTCCAAGAACAGTAGAAAGCTATCGCGATCAGTTGTGCGAAAAACTTGAGTTAAAAACCAGAGTTGGATTGGCTGTATTCGCAATTAAAAATGGTTTTGCATAA
- a CDS encoding glycerophosphodiester phosphodiesterase family protein, whose protein sequence is MKFYYLFILALVLAISSCKQEEKVHHYIKFNSQQELYQFLKWSPDNRFPLISAHRGGPMPGFPENCIETFENATTYNPVIIEFDIAYSKDSVMVIMHDDKLDRTSTGTGEISNYTYADLQKLNLKDNDGKETSFKIPTLDSVLSWSKGKALLTIDLKKGVSYAKVIEKVRQYKVESNSIIITYTADQAKEVHQLAPDLMISASVQKKAELNRLNLLGVPNNRIVAFVGVSAPDKSHYKFLHEKGITTILGVMGNIDKSAIANPAKMVYYHLVNNGADVLSGDNLPQTAQELDKFRYNKKLNSANIY, encoded by the coding sequence ATGAAATTTTATTATCTGTTTATTTTAGCGCTTGTTCTAGCCATTTCATCGTGCAAGCAAGAAGAAAAAGTTCATCATTACATCAAGTTTAATAGTCAACAGGAATTATATCAATTTTTGAAGTGGTCACCTGACAATCGTTTTCCATTAATAAGTGCTCATCGTGGCGGTCCAATGCCAGGTTTTCCAGAAAATTGCATCGAAACTTTTGAAAATGCTACAACCTATAATCCAGTCATAATCGAGTTTGATATTGCTTATAGCAAAGATTCTGTAATGGTAATTATGCATGATGATAAGCTCGATCGCACCTCTACAGGAACAGGAGAAATAAGTAATTACACTTATGCAGACTTGCAAAAATTGAATTTAAAGGATAATGACGGCAAAGAAACGAGCTTTAAAATCCCGACCTTAGATAGCGTTTTAAGTTGGAGCAAGGGCAAAGCCTTGCTTACTATTGATTTGAAAAAAGGTGTTTCTTATGCAAAAGTGATTGAAAAAGTTAGGCAATACAAAGTAGAAAGTAATTCAATTATCATAACTTATACCGCCGATCAAGCAAAAGAAGTACATCAACTGGCTCCAGATTTAATGATTTCTGCATCTGTACAGAAGAAGGCTGAATTAAATAGATTAAATCTTCTTGGAGTTCCAAATAATAGGATTGTGGCTTTTGTTGGCGTTTCTGCCCCAGATAAATCTCATTATAAATTTCTGCATGAAAAAGGAATTACAACAATTTTGGGCGTTATGGGCAACATAGATAAAAGTGCGATTGCTAATCCGGCAAAAATGGTTTACTATCATTTAGTTAATAATGGAGCAGATGTTTTATCTGGCGATAATTTACCCCAAACTGCACAAGAATTAGATAAGTTTAGGTACAACAAAAAGTTAAATTCAGCTAACATTTATTAA
- a CDS encoding ATP-binding cassette domain-containing protein, whose protein sequence is MSISVKNLSKHYDKQKAVDSISFDAKPGRILGFLGPNGAGKSTTMRILTGYLEPTLGDVKIAGKDILTQAVDAKRLIGYLPENTPLYGEMYVKEFLSFVGEAYSLTNLTARVDQVISIVGLIPEQHKKIGMLSKGYRQRVGLAQAIIHNPEVLILDEPTSGLDPNQLVDIRALIKELGKNKTVVISTHIMQEVEAICDDIIIINKGKIVANDSLEGIKNANNQNSLEDIFRKLTA, encoded by the coding sequence ATGAGTATTTCAGTTAAAAATCTATCCAAACATTACGATAAACAAAAAGCTGTTGATTCCATTAGCTTTGATGCTAAACCCGGTCGGATTTTAGGTTTTTTAGGTCCGAACGGTGCAGGTAAATCTACTACAATGCGAATATTAACAGGTTATTTAGAGCCAACATTGGGTGATGTGAAAATAGCAGGAAAAGATATTTTGACTCAGGCTGTTGATGCAAAAAGGTTGATAGGTTACTTGCCAGAAAACACACCTTTGTATGGTGAAATGTACGTTAAAGAGTTCCTGAGTTTCGTTGGCGAGGCATATTCCTTAACAAATTTAACAGCAAGAGTTGACCAAGTAATTAGTATAGTCGGGCTAATACCCGAACAGCATAAAAAAATTGGCATGCTATCTAAAGGTTACCGACAAAGGGTTGGTTTGGCGCAGGCTATAATTCATAACCCCGAGGTTTTAATTTTGGATGAACCAACTTCAGGTTTGGATCCCAATCAATTGGTAGACATTAGGGCGTTAATAAAGGAATTGGGCAAAAATAAAACAGTTGTAATTTCCACCCATATCATGCAAGAAGTGGAGGCTATTTGTGATGATATTATCATTATTAATAAAGGAAAAATTGTTGCAAATGATTCGTTGGAAGGAATTAAAAACGCAAATAACCAAAATTCACTGGAGGATATTTTTAGAAAACTTACCGCTTAA
- the gldF gene encoding gliding motility-associated ABC transporter permease subunit GldF — translation MYAVFKRELFSFLSSMVAYITIGIFLLVSGLLLWFFPDTSILDYGYAELNGFFSLVPYLFMFLIPAITMRSFAEERKDGTYELLITKPITLWEIIIAKYFASLVLVLFALIPTLIYYYSISKLGFPEGNIDSGAVIGSYIGLFLLGAVFTSIGIFSSALTKNQVIAFVISAALCAFAYLGFDYTSQVVGLQNFESLINNLGINQHYISISRGVLDTRDLIYFITFSMFFLLFTKLIIGGKR, via the coding sequence ATGTACGCAGTTTTTAAACGAGAATTATTTAGTTTTTTGAGTTCAATGGTTGCTTATATTACCATTGGAATTTTCCTGTTGGTTTCTGGTCTGCTGCTTTGGTTCTTCCCAGATACTTCTATTCTGGATTATGGATATGCCGAATTAAATGGTTTTTTTAGCTTGGTTCCGTATCTTTTTATGTTTTTAATTCCAGCAATTACCATGCGCTCTTTTGCCGAAGAACGTAAAGATGGAACCTATGAATTACTTATAACGAAGCCCATTACGCTTTGGGAAATTATTATTGCAAAGTATTTTGCAAGCTTAGTTTTAGTGTTATTCGCATTAATACCCACATTAATTTATTATTACTCAATTTCTAAATTAGGTTTTCCTGAAGGAAATATAGATTCAGGAGCAGTAATTGGATCATATATTGGCTTATTTTTATTAGGTGCTGTATTTACTTCCATCGGAATATTTTCATCAGCGTTAACTAAAAATCAGGTGATTGCATTTGTTATTTCTGCTGCTTTATGTGCATTTGCCTATCTGGGTTTCGATTACACTAGTCAGGTTGTTGGCTTGCAAAATTTTGAAAGTTTGATAAATAATTTAGGAATAAATCAACACTATATTTCTATTAGTCGGGGTGTTTTGGATACGCGTGATCTGATTTACTTTATCACTTTTTCCATGTTTTTTTTATTGTTCACCAAATTGATAATAGGAGGTAAGCGATAA
- the gldG gene encoding gliding motility-associated ABC transporter substrate-binding protein GldG, with protein MIRRNKWFDTIVVLVALLVINTVAAYFFYRFDFTADKRFTLNEKTKILLKKNEKPVLITVFLNGELPPAFKRLQAAVSDLLSDYKAYSTAEVKVVFIDPIAGLNQADQDTVINNLYQQGIEATNLSVKTEAGLTQKLVFPMAIIESDGKQIPIKLFQNLETNGSYEDNINRSIENLEYTFTSSLKKIVTGSNARIGFTESNGELSDLQLYDARLTLSNHYVVGRVDLNTITKAGLDKLNMLVIAKPKQPFTEAEKYKINYFVLNGGNVLWSIDQVNAELDSLQNRNGQMATNRNLNLDDMLFIYGARINYNIIADPSNSAEIPVATGAVGTQNQMQLVPWIYYPILLPDTVHSVVKKLDGIKSEFPSTVDTIGVKGVQKSYILTTSTFNKVYNVPKLFSLQMVAEQPDPKMFMSHPQNVAVLLEGSFSSVFAGRPLPAGIISPYTLATAGKPGKMIVIGDGDIFKNQVSETDGSPFPLGFDRYTQRTFGNKALLLNIVDYFTDNDNLIALRNKDVKIRLLDKGKIKLEKSRWQFINVVAPLLLLILFATFQHYYRKYKYAK; from the coding sequence ATGATCAGAAGAAATAAATGGTTTGATACCATTGTAGTTTTGGTTGCATTATTGGTAATTAATACAGTTGCGGCTTACTTTTTCTATCGTTTTGATTTTACTGCTGATAAACGTTTCACGCTAAATGAAAAAACGAAAATTCTGCTTAAGAAAAATGAGAAGCCTGTACTTATTACAGTTTTTTTAAATGGTGAATTACCGCCAGCTTTCAAACGACTGCAAGCTGCGGTTAGCGATTTATTATCTGATTATAAAGCCTATTCAACTGCCGAAGTTAAAGTAGTTTTTATCGATCCAATTGCAGGCTTAAATCAAGCAGATCAAGATACGGTGATCAATAACCTTTATCAGCAAGGAATAGAAGCGACCAATTTAAGTGTAAAAACGGAAGCGGGTTTAACACAAAAGTTAGTGTTTCCAATGGCAATTATTGAAAGTGACGGAAAACAAATCCCAATCAAACTTTTTCAAAATTTAGAAACCAATGGCAGTTATGAAGATAATATTAACCGTTCGATAGAAAACTTAGAATATACCTTTACTTCAAGCTTAAAAAAAATAGTTACCGGCAGCAATGCTCGTATTGGTTTTACAGAATCTAATGGGGAATTGTCTGATTTGCAGCTTTATGATGCTCGTTTAACGCTTTCTAATCATTACGTTGTTGGCCGGGTTGATTTAAATACCATCACAAAAGCAGGTTTGGATAAACTAAATATGTTGGTGATTGCGAAACCTAAACAACCTTTTACTGAAGCAGAAAAGTACAAGATAAATTACTTTGTTTTAAATGGCGGGAATGTACTTTGGAGCATCGATCAAGTAAATGCAGAGTTAGATAGTTTGCAGAACCGAAATGGGCAAATGGCGACAAATCGCAATTTAAATTTAGATGATATGCTTTTTATCTATGGGGCCCGAATTAATTATAACATTATTGCTGATCCATCAAATAGTGCCGAAATCCCGGTAGCCACTGGGGCAGTTGGTACGCAAAACCAAATGCAACTCGTTCCATGGATTTATTATCCAATATTATTGCCGGATACAGTTCATAGTGTTGTAAAAAAGTTGGATGGTATAAAATCTGAATTCCCTAGTACAGTTGATACTATTGGCGTAAAGGGCGTACAGAAATCATACATTTTAACTACATCTACCTTTAATAAGGTTTATAACGTACCAAAATTATTTAGTTTGCAAATGGTTGCAGAACAGCCAGATCCTAAAATGTTTATGAGTCACCCGCAAAATGTTGCGGTTCTTTTAGAAGGAAGTTTCTCCTCTGTTTTTGCTGGAAGGCCTTTGCCTGCTGGAATAATATCACCATATACATTAGCAACAGCTGGCAAACCAGGAAAAATGATTGTAATTGGCGATGGGGATATTTTTAAAAATCAAGTTTCTGAAACGGATGGTTCGCCTTTTCCCTTGGGTTTTGATCGTTATACACAACGCACCTTCGGCAACAAAGCGTTGTTGCTAAATATTGTGGATTATTTTACGGATAACGATAATTTAATAGCCCTTCGCAATAAAGATGTGAAGATTCGTTTGCTGGATAAAGGCAAAATAAAGCTCGAAAAATCAAGATGGCAGTTTATAAATGTGGTTGCGCCGCTGTTATTGTTAATATTGTTTGCAACTTTTCAACATTATTACCGCAAATACAAGTACGCTAAATAA
- the dnaN gene encoding DNA polymerase III subunit beta — protein MRFIVSTSTLLKHLQTVNGASSSSTVLPILENFLFEIKDGNLTISATDLQTSMTTALAVESKEEGKVAVPSKILLDTLKTLPDQPISFNIDDVTFAIEISAGDGKYKLSGENGDDFPKIPIVENASSVNLPASVLTEAITKTIFAVSNDELRPAMTGVYCQLSPEHITFVATDAHKLVRYRRTDSKADKATSFILPKKALTLLKAALPSTEINVSVDYNATSAFFKFDNINLVCRLIDERYPDYEAVIPQNNPNKLVIDRSLFLNTLRRVVIFANKTTHQVRLKISGSELNISSEDLDFANEAHERLSCQYDGEDLEIGFNARFLIEMLSNLSGDEVTLELSTSNRAGLLIPQTNDENEDVLMLVMPVMLNNSY, from the coding sequence ATGAGATTTATTGTATCCACATCAACTTTATTAAAACATTTGCAAACTGTAAATGGTGCATCAAGCAGCAGCACAGTTTTACCTATATTAGAAAATTTTCTTTTCGAAATTAAAGACGGAAACTTAACGATCTCAGCTACCGATTTACAAACCAGTATGACAACTGCTTTGGCTGTAGAATCAAAGGAAGAAGGAAAAGTTGCTGTGCCATCTAAAATTTTATTAGATACACTTAAAACGCTACCTGATCAGCCGATTTCTTTTAATATTGATGATGTCACTTTTGCAATAGAAATAAGCGCAGGTGATGGTAAATATAAGTTGAGTGGAGAAAATGGTGATGATTTCCCTAAAATTCCAATTGTAGAAAATGCTTCATCGGTAAATTTACCTGCCTCTGTATTAACTGAAGCGATTACTAAAACCATATTTGCTGTTAGTAATGATGAATTACGACCAGCTATGACAGGTGTTTATTGTCAACTTTCGCCTGAGCATATTACATTTGTGGCTACTGACGCACATAAATTGGTTCGTTACCGTCGTACGGATAGTAAAGCTGATAAAGCAACATCTTTCATCTTACCAAAAAAAGCGCTAACGCTTTTAAAAGCGGCTTTGCCATCTACAGAAATCAATGTATCAGTAGACTACAACGCTACAAGTGCTTTTTTTAAATTTGATAACATTAATCTTGTGTGTCGTTTAATAGACGAGCGCTATCCTGATTATGAAGCAGTTATTCCTCAAAACAATCCAAATAAATTAGTTATCGATCGTAGTTTATTTTTAAATACACTTCGTCGGGTTGTAATTTTTGCTAACAAAACTACACACCAAGTTCGCCTAAAAATAAGTGGAAGTGAATTAAATATTTCTTCAGAAGATTTAGATTTTGCCAACGAAGCTCATGAACGTTTGAGTTGTCAATATGACGGTGAAGACCTGGAAATAGGTTTTAATGCTCGTTTTTTAATAGAAATGCTTAGTAATTTAAGTGGAGATGAAGTAACGTTAGAACTTTCTACTTCGAATAGAGCTGGACTTTTAATTCCTCAAACTAATGATGAAAATGAAGATGTTTTAATGTTGGTAATGCCGGTGATGCTTAATAACAGCTATTAA
- a CDS encoding DUF4397 domain-containing protein, producing the protein MKNYTKLFFLALFFFILSAVSCKKTDSNEVVKGESKVKMVNAVLTEPYQNVFVDGEKLTVTALNFGETTDYVKISSGSRNVSFVNANNTSIIADLNFTPSITYTTFLISDRAGMKELIKYEDNLSNNESSKIKIKFINLTPYFNTGINVTLQAGTQFVNALQFKEESAYFTIDPGINLRFNVVGSGSIKTIDNASLMPNKIYTIWFSGLTAATLEAHIITDN; encoded by the coding sequence ATGAAAAACTATACTAAACTGTTTTTTTTGGCATTATTTTTTTTCATTTTATCAGCGGTTTCTTGTAAAAAGACGGACTCAAATGAGGTTGTTAAAGGCGAATCAAAAGTAAAAATGGTTAATGCAGTTTTAACGGAACCGTATCAGAATGTATTCGTAGATGGCGAGAAATTAACGGTTACTGCTTTAAACTTTGGTGAAACTACAGATTATGTGAAAATATCTTCAGGAAGCAGAAATGTTTCTTTCGTAAATGCCAATAATACGTCAATTATTGCTGACCTAAATTTTACGCCATCCATTACTTATACCACCTTTTTAATTAGTGATCGTGCTGGTATGAAGGAACTTATTAAATATGAAGATAATTTGAGTAATAACGAATCTTCAAAAATTAAGATAAAATTTATCAATTTAACGCCTTATTTTAATACAGGCATAAACGTAACCTTGCAAGCAGGAACTCAATTTGTAAACGCCTTACAGTTTAAGGAAGAGTCAGCTTATTTTACTATCGATCCGGGTATTAATTTGAGGTTCAATGTTGTCGGATCTGGAAGTATTAAAACGATAGATAATGCAAGTTTAATGCCTAATAAAATCTATACCATTTGGTTCAGTGGATTAACGGCCGCAACTCTTGAAGCTCATATTATTACCGATAATTAA
- a CDS encoding DUF4397 domain-containing protein, with translation MKRIPFQIPKIILLFTLILMFASCIKNDNIIEGDAKVKFHNVVQTAGNQTFYFNGVVYGAALAYGNSSDYLVIPIKDKGLGQEYTIISKKIVTTIAPPLTTITPTDTIKETLKVGKNYSVYYRKINNKDSSMYFYEEDLSIKTDSAECAKIKFLNLGYTLQSKVNVFNLNKKYNRTLGYGEMTEYIYVPIDSNAAVSLNLVNSTVVSKIAAASFIKGKTYTILIDGTAAGVLQQRLISN, from the coding sequence ATGAAGAGAATACCCTTTCAAATACCTAAAATAATTTTATTATTTACCTTAATTTTAATGTTTGCCTCTTGCATTAAAAACGATAATATTATTGAAGGTGATGCAAAAGTAAAGTTTCATAATGTAGTTCAAACAGCAGGTAACCAAACATTCTATTTTAATGGAGTAGTTTATGGTGCAGCATTAGCCTATGGAAATAGTTCTGATTACCTTGTTATTCCTATTAAAGATAAGGGCCTAGGCCAAGAGTACACTATTATTTCGAAAAAAATTGTTACCACAATAGCGCCGCCCCTAACTACCATAACTCCAACAGATACTATTAAAGAAACACTTAAGGTTGGTAAAAACTATTCAGTTTATTATAGAAAAATAAATAATAAAGATTCATCAATGTATTTTTATGAGGAAGACCTATCGATAAAGACAGATAGTGCTGAATGTGCCAAAATTAAATTTTTAAACCTTGGTTACACACTTCAATCAAAAGTTAATGTGTTTAATCTAAATAAAAAATACAATAGAACTTTGGGTTATGGAGAAATGACTGAATATATTTATGTACCCATAGATTCAAACGCAGCGGTTTCTTTAAACTTAGTAAATTCAACGGTTGTTAGTAAAATTGCGGCAGCCAGTTTTATAAAAGGAAAAACCTATACTATTTTAATTGATGGTACAGCAGCAGGTGTTCTTCAGCAACGCTTAATTTCTAATTAA
- a CDS encoding DedA family protein: MELLQQLLDFILHIDVHLAQIANDYQTWTYLILFLIIFAETGFVVTPFLPGDSLLFAMGALIAGEHETGLNIWLMLVILIVAAILGNTVNYKLGSFLGAGVFKENNKILKLKYYHQSHEFFEKHGGKAIMLSRFLPIFRTIAPFVAGIAKMPFGRFTYYNVIGGVAWIVALLMGGYLLGQIPIIKNNFELVIIFIAVVTFVPAVWAAVKSRFQPKKVEAIIEGDETKMK, from the coding sequence TTGGAATTACTACAACAGCTTTTAGATTTTATACTCCACATAGATGTTCATTTAGCACAAATTGCTAACGATTACCAAACCTGGACTTATCTCATTTTATTCTTAATTATTTTTGCTGAAACAGGCTTTGTTGTTACCCCATTTTTACCAGGCGATTCTTTGCTTTTTGCTATGGGCGCTTTAATTGCAGGGGAACACGAAACAGGCTTGAATATATGGCTAATGTTAGTTATTTTAATTGTCGCCGCTATTTTAGGGAACACAGTTAACTATAAACTAGGAAGCTTTTTGGGTGCCGGAGTATTTAAGGAAAATAACAAAATTTTAAAGCTTAAATATTATCATCAATCACATGAATTTTTTGAAAAACATGGTGGTAAAGCAATAATGTTGAGTAGGTTTTTGCCTATTTTTAGAACCATAGCGCCTTTTGTAGCTGGTATTGCGAAAATGCCTTTCGGCAGGTTTACTTATTATAATGTTATTGGTGGCGTAGCCTGGATTGTGGCTTTATTAATGGGCGGATATTTACTTGGACAAATTCCGATAATCAAAAATAATTTCGAATTAGTTATCATTTTTATCGCCGTAGTAACATTTGTTCCTGCTGTTTGGGCTGCGGTTAAGAGTAGGTTTCAGCCAAAAAAAGTGGAAGCCATAATTGAAGGTGATGAAACTAAAATGAAGTAA
- a CDS encoding zinc dependent phospholipase C family protein, which yields MKRLTIFIALIIPLFLCTSWGFFAHQKINNLAVFTLPTGMIGFYKRNIKFITEHAVDPDKRRYADTLEAPRHYLDVENYEKNIDSIPEKWNDALAKYGLKHLNANGIVPWQIQRTYFSLIKAFKTRDSIKILKYSADLGHYIGDAHVPLHTSKNHNGQLTNQVGIHAFWESRLPELFSINYNFLVGKALYIENPLKEAWKIVKHTHTLVDTVLVFEADLNASFPSDKKYSFSEKNNSVLKQYSVAYSKAYHDKMNNMVQKQMRSAILEIGSFWYSAWVDAGQPELKNLIKIDLDPDEKKASDNAEIKYRNGSLIGREM from the coding sequence ATGAAACGATTAACGATATTTATTGCGTTGATCATCCCGCTTTTTCTTTGCACATCCTGGGGCTTTTTTGCCCATCAAAAAATTAATAATCTTGCAGTTTTTACCTTACCAACAGGAATGATTGGATTCTACAAAAGGAACATAAAATTCATTACTGAACATGCTGTGGATCCTGATAAGCGCAGATATGCCGACACACTTGAGGCACCTCGGCACTATTTAGATGTAGAAAATTATGAAAAAAATATAGATAGTATTCCGGAAAAATGGAATGATGCCTTGGCTAAATACGGTTTGAAACATTTAAATGCAAACGGGATTGTCCCTTGGCAAATTCAAAGAACTTATTTTAGCTTAATAAAAGCTTTTAAAACCAGAGATTCGATTAAGATTTTAAAATATTCTGCAGATTTAGGACATTATATTGGCGATGCACATGTTCCATTGCATACTTCAAAAAATCATAACGGACAATTAACCAACCAAGTTGGCATTCATGCTTTTTGGGAAAGCAGATTACCAGAATTGTTTTCAATCAATTATAATTTTTTAGTTGGCAAAGCTTTATACATCGAAAATCCATTAAAAGAAGCTTGGAAAATTGTTAAGCACACCCATACTTTAGTGGATACAGTTTTAGTATTCGAAGCAGATTTAAACGCTTCCTTTCCTTCGGATAAAAAGTATAGCTTTTCAGAGAAAAATAATTCTGTTCTAAAACAATATTCAGTTGCTTACTCAAAGGCTTATCATGATAAAATGAATAATATGGTACAAAAGCAAATGAGATCGGCTATACTAGAAATTGGATCTTTTTGGTATTCTGCTTGGGTAGATGCTGGCCAACCAGAGCTAAAAAACTTAATTAAAATAGATTTAGATCCGGATGAAAAGAAAGCATCAGATAACGCAGAAATTAAATATAGAAACGGTTCTTTAATCGGTAGAGAAATGTAA
- a CDS encoding DUF4395 domain-containing protein: MQISCPVSAERVNENIVRMIAFMVALIGVVCLIFSNYWAMIFLIFDFYLRAFTTGKYSLLKWLALQIAKIFPLTPKMTDAAPKKFAATLGFTFSLIVAAFYFLNFQTIADVLAFVLVCFALLESVLAICVGCYVYSYWNILFKRN, translated from the coding sequence ATGCAAATATCCTGTCCAGTTTCTGCTGAAAGAGTAAATGAGAATATTGTTCGAATGATAGCCTTTATGGTTGCGTTAATAGGAGTAGTTTGCCTAATTTTTTCAAATTACTGGGCAATGATATTTTTAATTTTTGATTTTTATTTAAGAGCTTTTACAACAGGAAAATATAGTTTGTTAAAATGGCTAGCACTGCAGATTGCCAAAATATTTCCATTAACTCCAAAAATGACTGATGCCGCACCAAAGAAATTTGCTGCAACATTAGGATTTACTTTTTCGCTAATTGTTGCAGCTTTTTATTTTCTAAATTTCCAGACAATAGCTGATGTATTGGCCTTCGTGCTCGTTTGCTTTGCCTTACTAGAAAGCGTTTTGGCAATTTGTGTAGGCTGTTACGTATATTCTTATTGGAATATTCTCTTTAAAAGAAACTAA